The following coding sequences lie in one Burkholderia cepacia genomic window:
- a CDS encoding DUF6600 domain-containing protein encodes MTLTMATLFTLKRTARYTLLAFAALAALPPAFAQSADAPPYAAASRQPGGDPPGRVARLNYLSGAVTTEPAGTDTWSYAAVNRPLTTGDQLWNDAGARSELHIGSTAVRLGDSTSLSVLNLDDTTTQLKVGLGTVSTHVRDLPHGGSYEIDTPNLALGITGPGDYRVDVAPNGASTTVTMRNGSATVYGSNGQYPLSPGQQVVFTGTDLQVAQQSAAPGPDPLDQWAASRDAAEERSVSARYVSRDVPGYQDLDANGTWRETPNYGSVWVPNDTPADWAPYHDGHWIWQAPWGWTWVDDAPWGFAPYHYGRWAYVDDSWAWVPGPMVVSQPPVYAPALVAFVGGGGGPDWSVALTVGGVAAAGCAWFALGPGEPWHPGWGGWSPHYYDRVNRNVVVNNVNVNVNKTVNVTNITNITNINKTYVNFRAPHAITAVPASAFVHGQPVAHFSQHVDPQQWRNAHVTPGTPGIAPVRQSFTGGLRNASYRPPAVVAQHPYVATRNPAVPAAYRDQAAAHLAQQGGRVPGAGAPVVKTSVPADYRARPVRVPGNPNGGAWAMHNVQLVNPHGPVVQPSRAPHEGQPPAVQAGRTGAPGTPVPGMPNAGRPTNGEPPNAPHFANGGMPQAPGNATPHQAFGPGNGVPHPPVASNTPLGIGSAHAAETPSPAWMQPHTPMERQRSAPPTALHAAGQNALPPVRSAAVPHPEGVLTPQGMQPGGRNEVPRALPQPRIDNTAQIAQPRPRPDFQTPAQHAQPQPERAAPTPQPRPEFAQPAPHRDIAPPRVNEYRPPAPAVHDMPRPQPQAPRMEPRPQPAPRMEPRPQPAPRMEPRPSMPAPRMEPRPQPAPRVEAPRPSSPPPQGGHEERHRQ; translated from the coding sequence ATGACGCTCACCATGGCCACCCTGTTCACGCTCAAGCGAACCGCCCGCTACACGTTGCTCGCGTTCGCCGCGCTTGCGGCACTGCCGCCCGCATTCGCGCAATCGGCCGATGCGCCGCCGTACGCGGCCGCCTCCCGGCAACCGGGCGGCGACCCGCCCGGCCGCGTCGCGCGGCTCAACTACCTGTCGGGCGCCGTGACGACCGAACCGGCCGGCACCGATACGTGGTCGTACGCGGCGGTGAACCGGCCGCTGACGACCGGCGACCAGCTCTGGAACGATGCCGGCGCACGCTCGGAGCTGCACATCGGCTCGACCGCGGTGCGGCTCGGCGATTCGACGAGCCTGTCGGTGCTGAATCTCGACGACACGACGACGCAGCTGAAGGTCGGTCTCGGCACCGTATCGACGCACGTGCGCGATCTGCCGCATGGCGGATCGTACGAAATCGACACGCCGAACCTCGCGCTCGGCATCACCGGCCCCGGCGACTATCGCGTCGACGTCGCGCCGAACGGTGCGAGCACGACGGTCACGATGCGCAACGGCAGCGCGACCGTCTACGGCAGCAACGGGCAGTATCCGCTGTCGCCCGGGCAGCAGGTCGTGTTCACGGGCACCGACCTGCAGGTCGCGCAGCAATCGGCGGCGCCGGGCCCCGACCCGCTCGACCAATGGGCCGCCAGCCGCGACGCGGCCGAGGAGCGCTCGGTATCGGCCCGCTATGTGTCCCGCGATGTTCCCGGCTACCAGGATCTCGACGCGAACGGTACGTGGCGTGAAACACCGAATTACGGCTCGGTCTGGGTACCGAACGACACGCCGGCCGACTGGGCGCCGTATCACGACGGCCACTGGATCTGGCAGGCGCCGTGGGGCTGGACGTGGGTCGACGATGCACCGTGGGGCTTCGCGCCGTATCACTACGGCCGCTGGGCGTACGTGGACGACAGCTGGGCATGGGTGCCCGGCCCGATGGTCGTCAGCCAGCCGCCGGTCTATGCGCCGGCACTCGTCGCGTTCGTCGGCGGGGGCGGCGGTCCCGACTGGAGCGTCGCACTCACGGTCGGCGGCGTCGCCGCGGCCGGCTGCGCATGGTTCGCGCTCGGCCCCGGCGAACCCTGGCACCCGGGCTGGGGTGGCTGGAGCCCGCACTACTACGACCGCGTGAACCGCAACGTCGTGGTGAACAACGTCAACGTGAACGTGAACAAGACCGTGAACGTGACGAACATCACCAATATCACCAACATCAACAAGACGTACGTGAACTTCCGTGCGCCGCACGCGATCACGGCCGTGCCGGCCTCCGCGTTCGTACATGGCCAGCCGGTCGCGCACTTCTCGCAGCACGTCGATCCGCAGCAATGGCGCAATGCGCACGTCACGCCGGGCACGCCCGGCATCGCGCCGGTGCGGCAGAGCTTTACCGGCGGGCTGCGCAATGCCAGCTACCGTCCGCCCGCGGTGGTCGCGCAGCATCCGTACGTCGCGACGCGCAACCCTGCGGTGCCGGCCGCCTATCGCGACCAGGCAGCCGCCCACCTGGCCCAGCAAGGCGGGCGCGTGCCGGGCGCCGGCGCGCCAGTCGTGAAAACAAGCGTGCCGGCCGACTACCGGGCCCGCCCGGTCCGCGTGCCGGGTAACCCGAACGGCGGCGCGTGGGCGATGCACAACGTGCAGCTCGTGAATCCGCACGGCCCCGTCGTGCAGCCGTCACGCGCGCCGCACGAAGGCCAGCCGCCCGCCGTGCAGGCCGGACGGACGGGTGCGCCGGGTACGCCGGTGCCGGGCATGCCGAATGCCGGACGGCCGACGAATGGCGAACCGCCCAATGCACCGCATTTCGCCAATGGCGGCATGCCACAGGCGCCCGGCAACGCGACGCCGCATCAGGCCTTCGGGCCCGGCAACGGTGTCCCGCATCCGCCGGTCGCAAGCAACACGCCGCTGGGCATCGGCAGCGCACACGCAGCCGAGACGCCGTCACCCGCGTGGATGCAGCCGCACACGCCGATGGAGCGCCAGCGCTCCGCCCCGCCGACCGCCCTTCACGCGGCGGGCCAGAATGCGCTGCCGCCCGTGCGCAGTGCGGCGGTGCCGCATCCGGAAGGCGTACTGACGCCGCAAGGCATGCAGCCCGGCGGCCGGAACGAGGTGCCGCGTGCGCTGCCGCAACCGAGGATCGACAACACGGCGCAGATTGCGCAACCGCGACCGCGCCCCGATTTCCAGACGCCGGCCCAGCACGCGCAGCCGCAACCGGAACGGGCCGCCCCGACGCCGCAACCGCGCCCCGAATTCGCGCAACCGGCGCCGCACCGCGACATCGCGCCGCCGCGCGTGAACGAGTACCGGCCGCCGGCGCCCGCCGTGCACGACATGCCGCGCCCGCAGCCGCAGGCGCCGCGCATGGAGCCGCGGCCCCAACCCGCGCCACGCATGGAACCGCGTCCGCAGCCGGCGCCACGCATGGAACCGCGCCCGTCGATGCCCGCTCCGCGCATGGAACCGCGGCCGCAACCGGCACCGCGCGTCGAGGCGCCGCGCCCGAGCAGCCCGCCGCCGCAAGGCGGTCACGAAGAGCGGCATCGCCAGTAA
- the pmbA gene encoding metalloprotease PmbA, translating into MAANLDVQARYFPHTQDQLKEIASDILRHAKALGASDAATEISEGDGLSVSVRRGEVETIEHNRDKMVGVTVFIGKKRGNASTSDFSPAAIKDTVAAAYNIARFTAEDEAAGLAEAELLETDPRDLDLYHPWALTADEAVELARRSEDAAFAVSPQIRNSEGASVSAQHSQFVLATSRGFLSGYPYSRHYIACAPIAGSGRHMQRDDWYSSKRSALDLAAPEAVGRYAAERALARMGARRLDTRKVPVLFEAPLAAGLLGAFVQAVSGGALYRKTSFLVDSLGKPVFAPHIQVVEDPHVPRAMGSAPFDEEGVRTRARSVVKDGVVEGYFLSTYSARKLGTQTTGNAGGSHNLALRSSNTQAGDDFEAMLKKLGTGLLLTELMGQGVNYVTGDYSRGAAGFWVENGVIQYPVEEITVASTLQEMFRHIVAIGADSIVRGTKETGSVLIEQMTIAGQ; encoded by the coding sequence ATGGCAGCCAATCTCGACGTACAAGCGCGCTATTTCCCGCACACGCAGGACCAGCTCAAAGAAATCGCGTCGGACATCCTTCGCCATGCGAAGGCACTCGGCGCGTCGGACGCCGCGACCGAAATCTCCGAAGGCGACGGCCTGTCGGTGTCGGTGCGTCGCGGCGAAGTCGAAACGATCGAGCACAACCGCGACAAGATGGTCGGCGTGACCGTGTTCATCGGCAAGAAGCGCGGCAACGCGAGCACGTCCGATTTCTCGCCGGCCGCGATCAAGGATACCGTCGCCGCCGCGTACAACATCGCACGCTTCACGGCAGAGGATGAAGCAGCCGGCCTCGCCGAGGCCGAACTGCTCGAAACCGACCCGCGCGACCTCGATCTGTACCACCCGTGGGCGCTGACGGCCGACGAGGCCGTTGAACTGGCCCGCCGTTCGGAAGATGCCGCATTCGCGGTCAGCCCGCAGATCCGCAATTCGGAAGGCGCGAGCGTGTCGGCCCAGCATTCGCAGTTCGTGCTTGCGACGTCGCGCGGCTTCCTGTCCGGCTACCCGTACTCGCGCCACTACATCGCCTGCGCGCCGATCGCGGGCAGTGGCCGTCACATGCAGCGCGACGACTGGTATTCGTCGAAGCGCAGCGCGCTCGATCTCGCGGCACCCGAAGCGGTCGGCCGTTACGCGGCCGAGCGCGCACTCGCGCGGATGGGCGCACGCCGTCTCGACACCCGCAAGGTGCCCGTGCTGTTCGAGGCGCCGCTCGCGGCCGGCCTGCTCGGCGCATTCGTGCAGGCCGTGAGCGGCGGCGCGCTGTACCGCAAGACGTCGTTCCTCGTCGACAGCCTCGGCAAGCCGGTGTTCGCACCGCACATCCAGGTCGTCGAGGATCCGCACGTACCGCGCGCGATGGGCAGCGCACCGTTCGACGAGGAAGGCGTGCGTACGCGCGCGCGCAGCGTCGTGAAGGACGGTGTCGTCGAAGGCTACTTCCTGTCGACCTATTCGGCGCGCAAGCTCGGCACGCAGACCACCGGTAACGCGGGCGGTTCGCACAACCTCGCGCTGCGCAGCTCGAACACGCAGGCGGGAGACGACTTCGAAGCAATGCTGAAGAAGCTCGGCACGGGCCTGCTGCTGACCGAGCTGATGGGGCAGGGCGTGAACTACGTGACGGGCGACTATTCGCGCGGCGCGGCAGGTTTCTGGGTGGAGAACGGCGTGATCCAGTATCCGGTCGAGGAAATCACCGTCGCGAGCACGCTGCAGGAAATGTTCCGGCACATCGTCGCGATCGGTGCCGATTCGATCGTGCGCGGCACGAAGGAAACGGGCTCGGTGCTGATCGAGCAGATGACGATCGCAGGGCAGTAA
- the fumC gene encoding class II fumarate hydratase, which produces MNEAVRMERDTFGEIAVPADRLWGAQTERSLQNFRISTEKQSPELIHALAIVKRAAAAVNQSLGVLADDKARAIIDAADEIIAGKHPREFPLAVWQTGSGTQTNMNLNEVIANRASELMGGERGEARKVHPNDDVNRGQSSNDVFPTAMHVAAAYAIVNHLLPALRTLRTTLDAKSKAFADIVKIGRTHLQDATPLTLGQEFSGYVAQLDQSIRHVESALPHLYELALGGTAVGTGLNAHPEFAVRVADEIGRLAKLPFVTAPSKFEVMAAADALVFAHGALKTVAAGLMKIANDVRWLASGPRCGLGELSIPENEPGSSIMPGKVNPTQSEAVTMLCCQVFGNDVAVNVGGASGNFELNVFRPMIAHNVLQSVRLLADGAQSFNDHCAVGIEPNRSRIDMLLNESLMLVTALNPHIGYDKSAQIAKKAHKEGTTLKAAALALGYLTEAEFDAWVRPEQMIGTR; this is translated from the coding sequence ATGAACGAAGCAGTTCGGATGGAACGCGATACGTTCGGCGAGATCGCCGTACCGGCCGATCGGCTCTGGGGCGCCCAGACCGAGCGCTCGCTGCAGAATTTCCGGATCTCGACCGAGAAGCAGTCGCCCGAGCTGATCCACGCGCTCGCGATCGTCAAGCGTGCGGCGGCGGCCGTGAACCAGTCGCTCGGCGTACTCGCCGACGACAAGGCGCGCGCGATCATCGACGCGGCCGACGAGATCATCGCCGGCAAGCATCCGCGCGAATTCCCGCTCGCCGTGTGGCAGACGGGCTCCGGCACGCAGACCAACATGAACCTCAACGAGGTGATCGCGAATCGCGCGAGCGAGCTGATGGGCGGCGAGCGCGGCGAAGCGCGCAAGGTTCATCCGAACGACGACGTGAACCGCGGCCAGTCGTCGAACGACGTGTTCCCGACCGCGATGCACGTCGCGGCCGCCTACGCGATCGTCAACCACCTGCTGCCGGCGTTGCGCACGCTGCGCACGACGCTCGACGCGAAGTCGAAGGCGTTCGCCGACATCGTGAAGATCGGCCGCACGCACCTGCAGGACGCCACCCCGCTCACGCTCGGCCAGGAGTTTTCCGGCTATGTCGCGCAGCTCGACCAAAGCATCCGTCACGTCGAATCGGCGCTGCCGCACCTGTACGAACTCGCGCTCGGCGGCACCGCGGTCGGCACCGGGCTGAATGCGCATCCTGAGTTCGCGGTGCGCGTCGCCGACGAAATCGGCCGGCTCGCGAAGCTGCCGTTCGTGACGGCGCCGAGCAAGTTCGAGGTGATGGCGGCCGCCGACGCGCTGGTGTTCGCGCACGGTGCGCTGAAGACGGTCGCGGCCGGCCTGATGAAGATCGCGAACGACGTCCGCTGGCTCGCGAGCGGCCCGCGCTGCGGGCTCGGCGAACTGTCGATTCCGGAGAACGAACCGGGCAGCTCGATCATGCCGGGCAAGGTGAATCCGACGCAGTCGGAAGCCGTGACGATGCTGTGCTGCCAGGTGTTCGGCAACGACGTCGCGGTCAACGTCGGCGGTGCGAGCGGCAATTTCGAGCTGAACGTGTTCCGGCCGATGATCGCGCACAACGTGCTGCAGTCGGTACGGCTGCTCGCCGACGGCGCGCAGAGCTTCAACGATCACTGCGCGGTGGGCATCGAGCCGAACCGTTCACGGATCGACATGTTGCTGAACGAATCGCTGATGCTCGTGACGGCGCTCAATCCGCACATCGGCTACGACAAGTCCGCGCAGATTGCAAAGAAGGCGCACAAGGAAGGCACGACGCTGAAGGCGGCCGCGCTCGCGCTCGGCTATCTGACCGAGGCGGAATTCGATGCGTGGGTACGCCCCGAGCAGATGATCGGGACGCGGTAA
- a CDS encoding dihydrofolate reductase, producing the protein MTTLTLIVARARNGIIGRDNQLPWKLPEDLAFFKRTTMGAPIVMGRKTHESIGRPLPGRRNIVVTRDAARRFDGCDTVTSLADALTLAAHDGVPEAFLIGGAQLYAEGLTLADKLVVTEIDADFDGDASFPAPDAAHWQEVSRDAHQAAAPNTFGYAFVVYTRKRG; encoded by the coding sequence ATGACGACGTTGACCCTGATCGTCGCGCGTGCCCGCAACGGCATCATCGGCCGCGACAACCAGTTGCCCTGGAAACTTCCCGAGGATCTCGCGTTCTTCAAGCGCACGACGATGGGCGCGCCGATCGTGATGGGTCGCAAGACCCACGAATCGATCGGCCGGCCGCTGCCCGGCCGCCGCAATATCGTCGTCACGCGCGACGCAGCGAGGCGCTTCGACGGCTGCGACACGGTCACGTCGCTGGCCGATGCACTGACGCTCGCCGCACACGACGGCGTGCCCGAGGCATTCCTGATCGGCGGCGCGCAACTCTATGCGGAAGGCCTCACGCTCGCCGACAAGCTGGTCGTCACCGAGATCGATGCCGACTTCGACGGCGATGCGTCGTTCCCCGCACCCGACGCCGCACACTGGCAGGAAGTGTCGCGCGATGCGCACCAGGCTGCCGCGCCGAACACGTTCGGCTATGCGTTCGTCGTCTACACGCGCAAGCGCGGCTGA
- a CDS encoding ArsR/SmtB family transcription factor, producing the protein MTDQDDHHFPGLSRIGALIADPGRAAMLWVLMDGSARPAGELTMIAGLSPSAASAHLARLTEGGLLALDVRGRHRYYRIASADIAASLEALANVARAAAPHRPVPPPTRTVPAELRYARTCYDHMAGELAVRIFDGLTARGWLLADGDAIETTELGTQALAQWGIDVAQQRTRRRRFACGCLDWSERRSHLGGALGAALLESFCANGWIERSARPRVLRVTVPGQQVFDGWLTSA; encoded by the coding sequence ATGACCGATCAAGACGACCACCACTTTCCGGGCCTGAGCCGCATCGGCGCACTGATCGCGGACCCCGGGCGTGCCGCGATGCTGTGGGTGCTGATGGACGGCAGCGCACGACCGGCCGGCGAACTGACGATGATCGCGGGGCTGTCGCCGTCCGCGGCAAGCGCGCACCTCGCGCGGCTGACCGAAGGCGGCCTGCTCGCGCTCGACGTGCGCGGCCGGCACCGCTACTACCGCATCGCGTCGGCCGACATCGCAGCGTCGCTCGAAGCGCTCGCCAACGTCGCCCGCGCGGCCGCGCCGCACCGCCCGGTTCCGCCGCCGACGCGCACGGTACCGGCCGAACTGCGCTACGCGCGCACCTGCTACGACCACATGGCCGGCGAACTTGCCGTCCGCATTTTCGACGGGCTCACCGCGCGAGGCTGGCTGCTCGCGGACGGCGATGCGATCGAGACCACCGAGCTCGGCACGCAGGCGCTCGCGCAATGGGGCATCGACGTCGCGCAGCAACGCACGCGCCGGCGCCGCTTCGCCTGCGGCTGCCTCGACTGGAGCGAGCGGCGCTCGCATCTCGGTGGCGCGCTCGGCGCGGCGCTGCTCGAGAGCTTCTGTGCGAACGGCTGGATCGAACGTTCCGCGCGACCGCGCGTGCTGCGCGTGACCGTGCCCGGCCAACAGGTTTTCGACGGGTGGCTTACGTCCGCTTGA
- a CDS encoding thymidylate synthase: MKQYLDLVRTILDTGAWQENRTGIRTISMPGAMLRFDLQQGFPAVTTKKLAFKSAIGELVGFLRASRSAADFRALGCKVWDANANENAQWLANPYRQGVDDLGDVYGVQWRQWPGYKVLDAGADAQIADATRRGFRIVTRFDEDGAPKVLLYKAIDQLRQCLDTIMENPSDRRILFHAWNPAVLDQIALPACHLLYQFLPNATKREISLCLYIRSNDVGLGTPFNLTEGAALLALVGRLTGYTPRWFTYFIGDAHIYENQLDMLQQQLTREPYESPGLEIAERVPEYAKTGVYAPEWLEQIEPSDFSLVGYRHHEPLTAPMAV; the protein is encoded by the coding sequence ATGAAACAGTATCTCGATCTCGTTCGTACCATTCTCGATACCGGCGCCTGGCAGGAAAACCGCACGGGGATCCGCACCATCAGCATGCCGGGCGCGATGCTCCGCTTCGACCTGCAGCAAGGCTTTCCGGCCGTGACGACCAAGAAGCTCGCGTTCAAGTCGGCGATCGGCGAGCTGGTCGGCTTCCTGCGCGCGTCGCGCAGCGCGGCCGATTTCCGCGCGCTCGGTTGCAAGGTGTGGGACGCGAACGCGAACGAGAACGCGCAGTGGCTTGCGAACCCGTATCGCCAGGGCGTTGACGATCTCGGCGACGTGTACGGCGTGCAATGGCGCCAGTGGCCGGGCTACAAGGTGCTCGACGCGGGCGCCGACGCGCAGATCGCCGACGCGACGCGCCGCGGCTTCCGGATCGTCACGCGTTTCGACGAAGACGGCGCGCCGAAGGTGCTGCTGTACAAGGCGATCGACCAGCTGCGCCAGTGCCTGGACACGATCATGGAGAACCCGTCCGACCGCCGCATCCTGTTTCACGCGTGGAATCCGGCCGTGCTCGACCAGATCGCGCTGCCCGCGTGCCACCTGCTGTACCAGTTCCTGCCGAACGCGACCAAGCGCGAAATCTCGCTGTGCCTGTACATCCGCAGCAACGACGTCGGCCTCGGTACGCCGTTCAACCTGACGGAAGGGGCCGCGCTGCTGGCGCTCGTCGGCCGGCTGACGGGCTATACGCCGCGCTGGTTCACGTACTTCATCGGCGACGCGCATATCTACGAGAACCAGCTCGACATGCTGCAGCAGCAGCTCACGCGCGAGCCGTACGAAAGCCCGGGGCTCGAGATTGCCGAGCGCGTGCCTGAATACGCGAAGACGGGCGTTTATGCGCCCGAATGGCTGGAGCAGATCGAGCCGTCCGACTTCTCGCTGGTCGGTTATCGCCACCATGAGCCGCTGACTGCGCCGATGGCGGTCTGA
- the yjgA gene encoding ribosome biogenesis factor YjgA, producing the protein MTRKTRIQPIEHAVEDDDNGYDRPSKSQLKREMHELQVLGQALVDLPKDALKRMPMPESLSDAVREARRITDHEGKRRQLQYVGRVMRSLTDDETAALRTALDAQRGVNKAATARLHWIERTRDQLLANDDALTEFLRQHPDADIQEGRTLIRNARKEAQQGKPPRYFRELFQWIKTSSGTPDAGDDAADDAEDDHDDEA; encoded by the coding sequence ATGACACGCAAAACCCGAATCCAGCCGATCGAGCATGCCGTCGAAGACGACGACAACGGCTACGATCGCCCCAGCAAATCCCAGTTGAAGCGCGAGATGCACGAGTTGCAGGTGCTCGGCCAGGCGCTCGTCGATCTGCCGAAAGACGCCCTCAAGCGCATGCCGATGCCCGAAAGCCTTTCGGACGCCGTCCGTGAGGCACGCCGGATCACCGATCACGAAGGCAAGCGCCGCCAGCTCCAGTACGTCGGCCGCGTGATGCGCTCGCTGACCGACGACGAAACGGCCGCGCTGCGCACCGCGCTCGACGCGCAACGCGGCGTGAACAAGGCCGCGACGGCCCGCCTGCACTGGATCGAGCGCACGCGCGACCAGTTGCTCGCCAACGACGACGCGCTGACCGAATTCCTGCGCCAGCACCCGGACGCAGACATCCAGGAAGGCCGCACGCTGATCCGCAACGCCCGCAAGGAAGCGCAGCAAGGCAAGCCGCCGCGCTATTTCCGCGAGTTGTTCCAGTGGATCAAGACCTCGAGCGGCACGCCCGATGCGGGTGACGACGCGGCGGACGACGCCGAAGACGACCATGACGACGAAGCGTAA
- a CDS encoding acyl-CoA thioesterase, translated as MSQPSPVPAALDRTETVFRFLAEPSSVNFGGKVHGGALMKWIDEVAYACAAVWSSRYCVTVSVGNIRFQRPILVGNLVELKARVVATGRTSMHIHVSVHAGDPKGGVLRQTTDCLVVFVAVDENGNPVPVPPFVPETDEQKVLAKYAADVRAALDKIVEMKPEEVAKGAV; from the coding sequence ATGTCCCAACCGTCCCCCGTGCCGGCCGCCCTCGACCGCACCGAAACCGTATTCCGCTTCCTCGCCGAGCCTTCGTCCGTGAACTTCGGCGGCAAGGTGCATGGCGGCGCGCTGATGAAGTGGATCGACGAGGTCGCGTATGCGTGCGCGGCTGTCTGGTCGAGCCGCTATTGCGTGACGGTCAGCGTCGGCAACATCCGTTTCCAGCGTCCGATCCTGGTCGGCAATCTGGTCGAGCTGAAAGCGCGCGTCGTGGCGACGGGCCGCACCAGCATGCACATCCATGTGTCCGTGCACGCAGGGGATCCGAAGGGCGGCGTGCTGCGCCAGACGACCGATTGCCTCGTCGTGTTCGTCGCGGTCGACGAGAACGGCAACCCGGTGCCGGTGCCGCCGTTCGTGCCCGAGACCGACGAGCAGAAGGTGCTCGCGAAATATGCGGCCGACGTGCGTGCCGCGCTCGACAAGATCGTCGAGATGAAACCGGAAGAAGTCGCGAAGGGCGCGGTCTGA
- a CDS encoding sigma-54 dependent transcriptional regulator, whose product MGADQRHVIYYSREPNDALRGHFDECGWRVDLAETVRDVRRVVQHGVATAGLLDFSPGFKPSDLRELESCLSIQHIGWIAATRRGQLQDATLRHLIRDYCFDYVTMPYETSRIVETVGHAHGMVALTEPVAPPVGAGRSEGEMVGTCDAMLGLFRTIRRVAATDAPVFISGESGTGKELTAVAIHERSSRTQAPFIAINCGAIPSTLLQAELFGYERGAFTGANQRKIGRVEAANGGTLFLDEIGDLPLESQASLLRFLQEGKIERLGAHVSVPVDVRVICATHVDMEVALREGRFREDLFHRLCVLKIEEPPLRARGKDIEVLARHMLERFKGDAHRRLRGFSPDAVASLYGYSWPGNVRELINRVRRAIVMSEGRMITAADLELNDFATLAPVSLLEAREAAERQAIEQALLRHRGRFADAARELGVSRVTLYRLMCAHGMRDRGDTLAGFSAPLPELPHHAC is encoded by the coding sequence ATGGGAGCCGATCAGCGGCACGTGATCTACTATTCGCGCGAACCGAACGACGCGTTGCGCGGCCATTTCGACGAATGCGGCTGGCGCGTCGATCTCGCGGAGACCGTACGTGATGTACGGCGCGTCGTGCAGCACGGTGTGGCAACCGCCGGCCTGCTCGATTTCTCGCCGGGCTTCAAGCCCTCGGACCTGCGCGAACTCGAATCCTGCCTGAGCATCCAGCACATCGGCTGGATCGCCGCGACGCGTCGCGGCCAGTTGCAGGACGCGACGTTGCGCCATCTCATTCGTGACTATTGCTTCGACTATGTGACGATGCCGTACGAGACGTCGCGGATCGTCGAGACCGTCGGTCATGCGCACGGCATGGTCGCGTTGACCGAACCCGTTGCGCCGCCCGTCGGCGCCGGGCGCAGCGAAGGCGAGATGGTCGGTACCTGCGATGCGATGCTCGGGCTCTTCAGGACGATCCGCCGCGTCGCGGCGACCGATGCACCGGTGTTCATCTCCGGCGAATCGGGTACCGGCAAGGAACTGACGGCGGTTGCGATTCACGAGCGTTCGTCGCGCACGCAGGCGCCGTTCATCGCGATCAATTGCGGGGCGATTCCGTCGACGCTGCTGCAGGCCGAACTGTTCGGCTATGAGCGTGGCGCGTTCACCGGTGCGAACCAGCGCAAGATCGGCCGCGTCGAGGCCGCCAACGGCGGCACGCTGTTTCTCGACGAGATCGGCGATCTGCCGCTGGAAAGCCAGGCAAGCCTGTTGCGCTTCCTGCAGGAAGGCAAGATCGAGCGGCTCGGCGCGCACGTGTCGGTGCCCGTCGATGTGCGCGTGATCTGCGCGACGCACGTCGACATGGAAGTCGCGTTGCGCGAAGGGCGGTTCCGCGAGGACCTGTTCCATCGCCTGTGCGTGCTGAAGATCGAGGAGCCGCCGCTGCGCGCGCGCGGCAAGGACATCGAGGTGCTCGCGCGCCACATGCTCGAGCGTTTCAAGGGCGATGCACATCGCCGCCTGCGCGGTTTTTCGCCTGACGCGGTCGCGTCGCTGTACGGCTATTCGTGGCCGGGCAACGTGCGCGAGCTGATCAATCGCGTGCGCCGCGCGATCGTGATGTCGGAGGGCCGGATGATCACCGCGGCCGATCTCGAGCTGAACGACTTCGCGACGCTTGCGCCCGTGTCGCTGCTGGAGGCGCGGGAAGCGGCCGAGCGGCAGGCGATCGAGCAGGCGCTGCTGCGCCACCGCGGCCGTTTCGCGGATGCCGCGCGTGAGCTCGGTGTGTCGCGTGTCACGCTCTACCGGCTGATGTGCGCACACGGGATGCGCGATCGCGGCGACACGCTGGCAGGGTTTTCGGCGCCGTTGCCGGAGCTTCCTCACCACGCTTGCTAA